CCAGCGATGACGACCCTCATGTGCCCACCTCCCAGGTCAGGCGGCCGCGAGCCGGCCGCCGTCCACCACCATCACCTGCCCCGTCATGAACGACGAGGCGTCGGACAGCAGGAACACGATCGGCCACGCCGACTCGGCCACCGATCCCACGCGCCCGATGGCGGTCTTGGCCACGAACTTCTCGCGAAGCACCGGGTTCTGCTCCATGAGGTCCTCCACGATCTCGGTCACGATTGTGCCGGGGGCGATGGAGTTGACCATGATGCCCTCGGGCCCGAGCTCCACGGCCATGGTGCGCGTCATGGCGTCGAGGGCGCCCTTCGCCGCGTTGTAGGCGACCAGGTTCGGGAGGCCCGCGAGCGCGGCGATGGACGACAGGTTCACGATGCGCCCACCGCGCCCCCCGGCCTGCATGGCCTTCGCTGACTCGCGCGCGAACGCCGCGCATGCGCGCAGGTTCACCTCGAGGATGTGCTGCCACTCATC
The Actinomycetota bacterium genome window above contains:
- a CDS encoding glucose 1-dehydrogenase: MPNAFSLEGRVVIVTGASRGIGKGTAMAVSQSGGHPVMVARTEPDLREIEASLPGPSTVLVGDVADPALPAAAVAAAEEVGGLWGLVNNAGITPYYHPATETTDDEWQHILEVNLRACAAFARESAKAMQAGGRGGRIVNLSSIAALAGLPNLVAYNAAKGALDAMTRTMAVELGPEGIMVNSIAPGTIVTEIVEDLMEQNPVLREKFVAKTAIGRVGSVAESAWPIVFLLSDASSFMTGQVMVVDGGRLAAA